A stretch of Lathyrus oleraceus cultivar Zhongwan6 chromosome 6, CAAS_Psat_ZW6_1.0, whole genome shotgun sequence DNA encodes these proteins:
- the LOC127095168 gene encoding uncharacterized protein LOC127095168: protein MNHVRRNTFQFKYKKVDLDSLKKLSVKVITLTELVDDYVRILTPTLEELERIVGRNLRDHDPFPKFDEGITAKRITSVLGLEVQLVISNWDKKGVLNGFSRWFLEEQAVKLEKDGKQKAFHVVLALLVYGIVLFPNLGSFVDHVAVRIFLSGNPVPFLLVDICYALHERREKKGGTLLCCEQLLHTSFRSHMPEKGPYTSKTLKPSQKLTSIIANHVKWYIRDWETPNIIVSIGDFPNLLLIGTSGCINYNPMLSLMQHGYSMNGPPKVEALEPFILHDIDADNPIVKKIKKSWKIIVRRGKEFGKRNVLVKESYTRWPEPILPEDVEKLNAKIKELELENSELQLKLNRTTLENENMKDERQEKDRDLEASNKRSRTFEDKKDELDDILIGTVAVNS from the exons ATGAATCATGTAAGAAGAAACACTTTTCAATTCAAGTACAAGAAAGTGGACCTTGACAGTTTGAAGAAGTTGAGTGTCAAAGTGATCACGCTCACTGAATTGGTGGACGATTATGTGAGGATCCTGA ctcctactttggaagaGTTAGAGAGAATTGTGGGCCGGAATTTGAGGGACCATGATCCATTTCCCAAGTTTGATGAAGGTATCACTGCCAAGAGAATAACTTCAGTTTTGGGTCTGGAGGTCCAATTGGTTATAAGTAATTGGGATAAGAAGGGAGTCTTAAATGGTTTTTCTAGATGGTTTTTGGAAGAACAAGCTGTGAAGTTGGAGAAAGATGGAAAACAGAAAGCATTCCATGTCGTGCTAGCCCTATTGGTTTATGGGATAGTACTGTTTCCAAATCTCGGCAGTTTCGTAGATCATGTGGCCGTAAGAATCTTCCTCTCTGGTAATCCAGTACCTTTTCTCTTAGTTGATATCTGTTACGCCCTCCATGAGCGTCGTGAGAAGAAAGGGGGAACCCTTTTATGTTGCGAACAGTTGTTGCATACTTCGTTCAGATCTCACATGCCCGAAAAAGGACCCTACACCTCAAAAACACTTAAACCCTCTCAGAAGTTAACCTCCATTATTGCCAACCATGTCAAATGGTATATCAGAGATTGGGAGACCCCGAATATTATTGTTAGCATTGGAGACTTTCCTAATTTACTTTTGATAGGGACTAGcggttgcatcaactacaaccctatGTTATCCCTGATGCAACACGGTTACTCCATGAACGGACCTCCAAAAGTTGAAGCTTTAGAGCCTTTCATTTTGCACGACATTGATGCAGACAACCCAATTGTGAAAAAGATTAAGAAATCCTGGAAAATAATTGTTAGAAGGGGTAAGGAGTTTGGAAAGAGGAATGTCCTTGTGAAAGAGTCTTACACTCGTTGG CCAGAACCTATATTACCTGAAGACGTTGAAAAGCTCAATGCCAAAATTAAGGAGCTTGAATTAGAAAACTCTGAGTTACAACTTAAGCTTAATCGAACCACTTTGGAAAATGAAAATATGAAGGATGAACGTCAAGAGAAAGACCGAGACCTTGAAGCTAGCAACAAGAGATCAAGAACATTTGAAGACAAGAAGGATGAGCTTGATGATATTCTCATAGgtactgtagcggtaaattcatga
- the LOC127092436 gene encoding GDP-fucose transporter 1-like, translating to SLLAIINKYAITQFNYPGLLTALQYLTSALGVYLFGKLGFLHHDPFTIPIAKKFFPAALVFFLAIFTNTNLLRHANVDTFIVFRSLTPLLVALADTAFRGQPSPSNLTFFSLVVILAGAVGYVATDSGFTLTAYSWAFAYLVTITTEMVYIKHMVMSLGLNTWGFVLYNNVLSLMIAPFFWFLTGENFEVSNAINSSTGSLFEMNAFLAVSLSCVFGLLISFFGFAARKAVSATAFTVTGVVNKFLTVAINVTIWDKHASPAGLVCLLFTIIGGVLYQQSVTGNCSMLSV from the coding sequence AGCTTGTTAGCGATAATCAACAAATACGCCATCACTCAATTCAACTACCCTGGTCTCTTAACCGCTTTACAGTACCTCACTTCAGCTCTCGGCGTTTACCTTTTCGGAAAATTAGGGTTTCTTCATCACGATCCTTTCACCATTCCGATCGCCAAGAAATTCTTCCCTGCCGCACTCGTTTTCTTCCTCGCTATCTTCACCAACACGAATCTACTCCGTCACGCTAACGTTGATACCTTCATTGTTTTCAGATCTCTTACCCCTCTTCTTGTTGCTCTCGCTGATACCGCTTTTCGAGGTCAACCTTCGCCTTCTAACCTTACTTTTTTCTCGCTTGTTGTTATTCTTGCTGGTGCCGTTGGTTATGTTGCTACCGATTCGGGTTTTACTCTTACCGCTTATTCATGGGCTTTTGCTTATTTGGTTACGATTACTACGGAGATGGTTTATATCAAGCATATGGTTATGAGTCTTGGGTTGAATACTTGGGGTTTTGTTCTTTATAACAATGTCTTGTCTTTAATGATTGCTCCTTTCTTTTGGTTTCTAACTGGAGAGAATTTTGAGGTTTCGAATGCGATTAATTCGAGTACCGGGAGTTTGTTTGAGATGAATGCGTTTCTTGCGGTTTCTTTGTCTTGTGTGTTTGGTTTGCTTATCAGTTTCTTTGGATTTGCTGCGAGAAAAGCGGTTTCGGCTACTGCTTTTACGGTTACTGGGGTTGTGAATAAGTTTCTCACGGTGGCTATTAATGTGACGATTTGGGATAAGCATGCTAGTCCTGCTGGTCTGGTTTGTTTGCTTTTTACTATAATTGGGGGAGTTCTTTATCAGCAATCGGTTACTGGGAATTGTTCAATGCTATCAGTATGA
- the LOC127095167 gene encoding uncharacterized protein LOC127095167, with translation MITSSITHLVNVMQEDFEEHAAKVKTLKESPSNENLLILYGLYKQATLGPVTTGLGAVWNTAKVEPGSIVAIFGLGTVGLAIAEGAKSAGASRVIGIDIDSNKYDTDNLSGSIDEPLEDGDSALHLTCLYGHFGCAQLLLERGADLEAKDEDGAIPLHDACAGGFLEIVQLLLNRANDAEHIKRMLESVDSEGDTPLHHAARGEHADVIRLLLSNGASATKENLYGKTPAELPEHGTDARRLLEAATTAMAT, from the exons ATGATTACTTCAAGCATTACACACTTGGTTAATGTGATGCAGGAGGATTTTGAGGAGCATGCTGCGAAAGTCAAGACTCTAAAAGAGAGTCCATCAAATGAAAACTTGCTTATCCTTTATGGATTGTACAAGCAAGCCACTCTTGGACCTGTTACCACCG GCCTTGGAGCTGTCTGGAACACTGCAAAAGTTGAGCCAGGGTCAATTGTTGCAATTTTCGGCCTTGGAACTGTTGGTCTTGCT ATTGCAGAGGGTGCAAAAAGTGCTGGTGCATCACGGGTTATTGGCATAGATATTGATAGCAACAAGTATGATACAG ATAACTTGAGTGGTAGTATTGATGAACCTTTGGAGGATGGGGATAGCGCTCTTCATTTGACCTGTTTGTACGGCCATTTTGGATGCGCACAG CTTCTACTAGAAAGAGGAGCTGATTTGGAGGCTAAAGATGAGGATGGAGCAATTCCTTTACACGATGCGTGTGCAGGAG GGTTTTTGGAGATAGTCCAACTTCTACTTAACAGAGCTAATGACGCCGAGCATATAAAAAGGATGTTAGAATCAGTCGATTCTGAGGGTGATACT CCTCTTCATCATGCTGCAAGAGGTGAGCATGCTGATGTAATTAGGTTGTTGCTTTCTAATGGTGCATCAGCCACAAAGGAAAACTTATATGGAAAG ACCCCTGCAGAGTTACCTGAACACGGCACAGATGCTAGGAGGCTGCTTGAAGCTGCTACTACTGCCATGGCAACCTAA